From the genome of Nitrospira lenta, one region includes:
- a CDS encoding response regulator gives MKKPTVILADDHTLVLEGFRRLLEAHCELLATAGDGQALLQAVAQHRPDIVILDISMPVMNGMEAARALRTKYPALKLVFVTMHADPAYIRAAFQAGASGYILKQSLGDELPQALHTVLQGQIYITPLIAKDVVDGLLHSDTQPLVELTARQQEVLQLIVDGLSAKDIAVKLSISHRTVEFHKAQLMQQLNLHSTVELIKFALTNGLVRLT, from the coding sequence AAAACCGACCGTCATTCTCGCCGACGACCACACCTTGGTACTCGAAGGCTTTCGCCGCCTGCTCGAAGCCCACTGCGAACTCCTAGCGACCGCCGGAGACGGACAGGCCCTCTTGCAAGCGGTGGCGCAACACCGCCCCGATATCGTCATCCTGGACATTTCCATGCCAGTGATGAACGGCATGGAAGCAGCCCGTGCGCTGAGAACCAAGTATCCCGCGTTGAAACTGGTGTTTGTGACGATGCACGCGGATCCCGCGTACATTCGCGCGGCGTTTCAGGCCGGGGCCTCCGGCTATATCCTCAAGCAATCACTGGGCGACGAGTTACCCCAGGCCCTTCACACCGTCCTGCAAGGGCAGATCTACATCACCCCGCTGATCGCCAAAGATGTGGTCGATGGGCTGCTGCACAGCGATACGCAGCCGCTCGTTGAACTCACCGCCCGACAGCAGGAAGTCTTGCAGCTCATTGTGGATGGGCTTTCAGCGAAAGATATCGCCGTGAAACTAAGCATTTCGCATCGGACCGTCGAGTTCCACAAGGCCCAGCTGATGCAACAGCTGAATCTCCATAGCACCGTTGAGCTGATTAAATTTGCCCTGACGAACGGGTTGGTTCGCCTGACATAG
- a CDS encoding response regulator produces the protein MTPTTRPALIIGDSSRAMLALTEAMVDSTFDVMASVMDSESLVLAAQHYQPALALLDFTPSFGDALAASRQLSQELPATKIVFFSTHDDAAYATAAFEAGASGFLVKQRTSDLPNLLTRILRGERIQHPATLPLSRR, from the coding sequence ATGACACCAACCACTCGCCCTGCTCTGATTATCGGCGATTCATCACGCGCCATGCTGGCCCTCACCGAAGCCATGGTGGATAGCACGTTTGACGTCATGGCCAGCGTGATGGACAGCGAATCGCTCGTGCTGGCGGCACAACATTACCAGCCGGCTCTGGCCCTCCTCGACTTCACCCCCTCATTCGGAGACGCCTTAGCCGCCAGCCGGCAGCTCTCCCAGGAACTCCCGGCAACCAAGATCGTCTTCTTTTCAACCCATGACGACGCCGCCTATGCAACGGCGGCATTCGAAGCGGGGGCCTCCGGCTTTCTGGTCAAACAACGAACCAGTGACCTGCCCAACCTGCTGACGCGAATTTTGCGCGGCGAACGCATACAACACCCCGCGACACTCCCCCTATCGCGCCGGTAG